A single region of the Accipiter gentilis chromosome 6, bAccGen1.1, whole genome shotgun sequence genome encodes:
- the LOC126039429 gene encoding vesicle-associated membrane protein 2-like — translation MSAPAPTQGPTSAGAAGLPPGTNVSSNKRLQQTQARVDEVVDIMRMNVDKVLERDQKLSELDNRADALQAGASQFETSAAKLKRKYWWKNCKMMIILGVVCTVILIIIIIYFST, via the exons GTCCGCTCCAGCTCCTACCCAAGGTCCCaccagtgctggggctgcagggctaCCTCCTGGTACCAATGTGTCAAGCAACAAACGGCTGCAGCAGACACAAGCCCGGGTGGATGAG GTGGTAGACATCATGAGAATGAATGTGGACAAGGTGCTAGAAAGAGACCAGAAGCTATCAGAGCTTGACAACCGGGCAGATGCATTGCAAGCAGGTGCCTCACAGTTTGAAACCAGTGCAGccaaactgaagagaaaatacTGGTGGAAAAATTGCAAG ATGATGATTATCCTTGGTGTAGTATGCACAGTCATTCTCATTATAATTATAA TTTATTTCTCCACttga